One genomic window of Polyangium aurulentum includes the following:
- a CDS encoding helix-turn-helix domain-containing protein, with product MDLGDRVRHVRGIRGYASTELDRLAGVSQGTTSRLESKQRGKFGGTGSTVGRIAKALGVNLEWLMTGQGAMEDAQEDPLPNRALAVSIARDGGVAEEAILAVLGLPVKDAAKRTVLWWIDAFRVREALQRQERELDASGVVPPRVVASHAPAVGDRRRRANKG from the coding sequence ATGGACTTGGGGGATCGCGTTCGACACGTGCGCGGAATCCGCGGCTACGCAAGCACCGAGCTGGATCGCCTCGCCGGCGTCTCGCAAGGGACCACGAGCCGCCTCGAGAGCAAGCAGCGCGGCAAGTTCGGAGGCACGGGCTCGACGGTCGGCCGCATCGCGAAGGCACTCGGGGTCAACCTCGAGTGGCTGATGACGGGCCAAGGGGCCATGGAAGACGCGCAGGAAGACCCGCTCCCGAACCGCGCGTTGGCGGTGAGCATCGCGCGTGATGGCGGCGTGGCAGAGGAAGCGATCCTCGCTGTCCTCGGGTTGCCCGTGAAGGATGCGGCGAAGAGGACGGTGCTCTGGTGGATCGACGCCTTCCGCGTGCGTGAAGCGTTGCAGAGGCAGGAACGCGAGCTTGACGCCTCCGGCGTGGTGCCCCCGCGCGTCGTCGCGTCGCATGCGCCCGCCGTTGGTGATCGTCGACGTCGCGCCAACAAGGGGTGA
- a CDS encoding transposase, which translates to MSNLRVSGPVSVSGRGQPANTDPSSPTDLVRLEGRLQLTPRFSVAAWAEEENAKGHFCACGCGQRVHVLPMHRKSGIPKYIPEHRPTRFGAEIQALHAQGLMTATDLAKELRLQWKAFQPLADEIIGDTPRVGSRQIRVFTPRQVAKLRAELARRAHPQHDLTDAQWEKVAPIVSRPPKQRSGRIPAERDIINAIRWIQRTGSSWEAMPDRYPPRSTCQAHFLAWKLDGTWVRVSRVLACSCR; encoded by the coding sequence ATGTCGAACCTGCGCGTATCAGGGCCGGTCTCTGTTTCCGGGCGCGGGCAACCCGCGAACACTGACCCCTCGTCGCCGACCGATCTCGTACGGCTCGAAGGGCGCTTGCAGCTCACTCCCCGGTTCTCCGTTGCAGCGTGGGCCGAAGAGGAGAACGCGAAGGGGCACTTCTGCGCGTGCGGCTGCGGTCAGCGGGTTCACGTGCTGCCTATGCACCGCAAGAGCGGGATCCCCAAGTACATCCCGGAGCACCGCCCGACCCGTTTCGGGGCAGAGATCCAGGCGTTGCACGCTCAGGGCCTCATGACGGCGACCGATCTGGCGAAGGAGTTGCGGCTACAATGGAAGGCCTTTCAGCCCTTGGCGGATGAGATCATCGGCGACACGCCACGTGTAGGCTCTCGCCAGATCCGCGTCTTCACGCCCCGGCAGGTCGCCAAGCTTCGTGCGGAGCTCGCGAGAAGGGCCCATCCGCAGCACGACCTGACCGATGCGCAATGGGAGAAGGTGGCGCCCATCGTGTCGCGCCCGCCAAAGCAGAGATCGGGGCGGATTCCAGCCGAGAGGGACATCATCAACGCCATTCGATGGATCCAGCGCACGGGCTCCTCGTGGGAAGCGATGCCGGATCGGTATCCGCCGCGTTCGACGTGCCAGGCGCACTTCCTCGCGTGGAAGCTGGATGGCACGTGGGTGAGGGTTAGTCGGGTGCTGGCCTGTAGTTGTCGTTAG
- a CDS encoding RNA polymerase sigma factor, producing MSSGPSDPPPTDRRDELCALLPRLHKWLWWVPRHRRDDVVQETLRVAVESLDRFDPERASLATWLYTIAMRTARDALERDERHEPTFALDDDAPSTDRGPEERVILEDGRRLIRKTLDEMEPELREVLEAFELAELTMEEVAELLGVSTRAAKHKLKLAREDFRRRIADKRSRDRMVGLLTLTLGVDSLFAAAREGMAGSSMRSSAAYALPSPGLPVGTALAQSLGKVLTTFLTGGVVGGAIVYLLMRQAPGLLSASLESGELTGRAASIAAGLARAPEVQAPAPVPPPAETAQVPGTRRPLREARARLEEALRAARGHDLPRARGALARYERDYPDNPLPTLKRQVAAMLSQVEGDSLPH from the coding sequence GTGAGCTCTGGACCGTCCGACCCGCCTCCGACCGACAGGAGGGACGAACTTTGCGCCCTGCTTCCCCGCCTGCACAAGTGGTTGTGGTGGGTGCCGCGGCATCGGCGGGATGACGTCGTGCAGGAGACCCTGCGCGTCGCTGTGGAGAGCCTCGATCGATTCGATCCCGAACGCGCGTCGCTGGCAACGTGGCTCTACACGATCGCCATGCGAACCGCGCGGGACGCGCTCGAGCGCGACGAGCGCCACGAGCCGACGTTCGCGCTCGACGACGACGCGCCGTCTACGGACCGCGGGCCCGAGGAGCGTGTCATTCTCGAGGATGGGCGGCGGCTGATCCGCAAGACGCTCGACGAGATGGAGCCCGAGCTGCGCGAGGTGCTCGAAGCCTTCGAGCTCGCCGAGCTGACGATGGAGGAGGTCGCGGAGCTTCTTGGGGTGTCGACCCGAGCCGCGAAGCACAAGCTCAAGCTCGCGCGAGAAGATTTTCGAAGACGAATCGCGGATAAGCGGAGCAGAGACAGGATGGTCGGCCTGCTCACGCTCACTCTTGGGGTGGACTCGCTCTTTGCGGCGGCGCGGGAAGGAATGGCCGGCTCCAGCATGCGGAGCTCCGCCGCATACGCGTTGCCTTCGCCGGGATTGCCGGTCGGCACTGCGCTTGCGCAGAGCCTCGGCAAGGTGCTCACGACGTTCCTCACGGGTGGGGTGGTCGGTGGAGCGATCGTTTACCTTTTGATGCGGCAAGCACCTGGACTGCTATCTGCTTCGTTGGAATCTGGGGAGTTGACGGGCCGTGCCGCGAGCATTGCTGCGGGATTGGCCCGTGCCCCTGAGGTGCAGGCACCCGCGCCCGTTCCGCCGCCCGCGGAGACAGCCCAAGTTCCCGGCACGAGAAGGCCCCTGCGGGAAGCACGCGCCAGGCTCGAAGAGGCTTTGCGTGCCGCCCGTGGTCATGATCTGCCCCGAGCTCGCGGCGCGTTGGCTCGCTACGAACGCGATTATCCGGACAATCCTCTCCCCACCTTGAAGCGGCAGGTTGCTGCGATGCTCTCGCAGGTCGAGGGAGATTCACTGCCGCACTGA
- a CDS encoding RNA polymerase sigma factor: MPHDDDLTAQLLALRPDVARRVARRRYGGRLEDKTQEAMLRAHRRLGSYRPSVGPLRPWVLGIASNVDRTFRRAERRYRAVFWPDFGEAERTAAPGPSPERHAQLSEARAKLSAAIQDMPSSLLAALLLVCVEGASMKEAGEELGISESAAKVRVHRARAYLRERLQDCEDDLLTVLPPGLLGEPANEEHASATGGLFNAVFPGGHLWSGIMVAVVMLQPGPRLTARCGLEPITMGLPAEHAPSSAEAPTRSGVDRSAVPIPRVKPTSPSRARPASAAPSSAPSAPPQSAPAASSTLDIEFEKQDGRTPVDGQ; the protein is encoded by the coding sequence TTGCCGCACGACGACGACCTGACCGCCCAACTCCTCGCGCTCCGCCCCGACGTCGCCCGTCGCGTCGCCCGGCGCAGGTATGGTGGCAGGCTAGAAGACAAGACGCAGGAGGCGATGCTGCGGGCGCATCGACGCCTCGGTTCGTATCGGCCAAGCGTCGGCCCACTTCGCCCATGGGTGCTCGGGATAGCGTCGAACGTCGATCGCACGTTTCGGCGCGCGGAGCGGCGTTACCGGGCCGTCTTCTGGCCGGACTTCGGCGAGGCGGAGAGGACGGCGGCGCCCGGGCCCTCGCCTGAACGGCACGCGCAGTTGAGCGAAGCGCGCGCGAAGCTCTCGGCCGCCATACAAGACATGCCGAGCTCGCTGCTCGCGGCCCTGCTCCTCGTGTGCGTCGAAGGCGCCTCGATGAAAGAGGCGGGCGAGGAGCTCGGGATCTCCGAGTCCGCGGCGAAGGTCCGTGTGCACCGCGCGAGGGCGTACCTGCGCGAGCGCCTCCAAGACTGCGAGGACGACCTGCTCACCGTCCTGCCCCCCGGCCTGCTCGGCGAACCGGCCAACGAAGAGCATGCGAGCGCCACGGGCGGCCTGTTCAACGCCGTGTTCCCCGGCGGGCACCTGTGGAGCGGAATCATGGTCGCGGTCGTCATGTTGCAGCCCGGCCCGCGACTCACGGCGCGCTGCGGGCTCGAGCCGATCACCATGGGTTTGCCCGCGGAGCACGCGCCGTCGAGCGCGGAGGCGCCCACACGCAGCGGCGTCGATCGAAGCGCCGTGCCGATCCCGCGCGTCAAACCCACCTCTCCATCTCGGGCGCGCCCCGCGAGCGCGGCTCCGAGCTCCGCGCCGAGCGCTCCACCTCAGTCCGCCCCCGCTGCCTCCTCGACACTTGACATTGAGTTCGAGAAGCAAGACGGGCGCACACCCGTCGACGGCCAGTAG
- a CDS encoding SpoIID/LytB domain-containing protein has protein sequence MIAPEEPTTAPERILTEDGWQFLEEEYLPRVCAGEHRDAHPEAKAALVIAARTYILRAMRDRPELGRSEAVPNAERFQVFAAEATVECMAAARLTRGIVLRHRGRMIVANYVAGALWSADGSPGEDPTGTEPWVTYNAGRRGAGVTPTRLSLTTPPGNRGCMSQNGAQWLALHGWGHRQILRFFYGEDVEFFRLGAAGGAGLGVIVALAALGLAATAQERRRR, from the coding sequence ATGATTGCGCCCGAGGAGCCGACGACAGCGCCGGAGCGCATTCTGACCGAGGACGGCTGGCAGTTCCTCGAGGAGGAGTATCTACCGCGTGTCTGCGCGGGCGAGCACCGCGACGCACACCCCGAGGCGAAAGCGGCGCTCGTCATCGCTGCACGGACCTACATCCTGCGGGCAATGCGCGACCGTCCGGAGCTCGGCCGCTCGGAGGCCGTTCCGAACGCGGAGCGGTTTCAGGTGTTCGCGGCGGAGGCGACGGTGGAATGCATGGCCGCTGCAAGATTGACGCGGGGGATCGTGCTGCGGCACCGAGGGCGGATGATCGTCGCCAATTACGTGGCAGGAGCCTTGTGGAGCGCGGACGGCTCGCCCGGCGAGGATCCGACGGGCACAGAGCCATGGGTCACCTACAACGCGGGCCGACGTGGGGCGGGTGTCACGCCGACGCGGCTTTCGCTCACGACGCCCCCGGGGAATCGCGGCTGTATGAGCCAGAACGGAGCGCAGTGGCTCGCGTTGCATGGGTGGGGGCACCGCCAGATCCTGCGCTTCTTCTATGGGGAGGACGTGGAGTTTTTCCGTCTCGGCGCCGCCGGAGGCGCAGGTCTCGGGGTGATCGTCGCGCTCGCTGCGTTGGGGCTCGCGGCGACGGCACAGGAGCGGAGGAGAAGGTAG
- a CDS encoding RNA polymerase sigma factor: MKRRDDRVGPLFREHRKAVSSILRRLGVAAVDVDDLVQNVFVVAQRRIAKLPKDAEGARHWLLATARKHAANWHRLYRHKYEVLGWDELEMEVAAEPADPEAHLALRDGVWRALEELDESERRILILYHLDGESLAELGKRLGLTKSGAHVRLQAAEDRFRELVVRYA; this comes from the coding sequence GTGAAACGGCGCGACGATAGAGTCGGGCCGCTCTTCAGAGAGCACCGAAAGGCCGTCAGCTCGATACTCCGCCGGTTGGGCGTCGCTGCGGTCGATGTGGACGATCTGGTGCAAAACGTCTTCGTTGTCGCCCAGCGGCGGATCGCCAAGCTGCCCAAAGACGCGGAAGGCGCAAGGCACTGGCTCCTCGCTACGGCGCGAAAGCATGCCGCGAACTGGCACCGCCTGTACCGTCACAAATATGAGGTGCTCGGTTGGGACGAGCTCGAGATGGAGGTCGCCGCCGAGCCCGCGGATCCCGAGGCGCACCTGGCACTCCGGGATGGCGTGTGGCGCGCGCTCGAAGAGCTCGACGAGTCCGAGCGACGGATCCTCATACTCTATCACCTGGACGGGGAGTCGCTCGCGGAGCTCGGCAAGCGGCTCGGCCTGACGAAATCCGGTGCGCACGTGCGGCTCCAGGCGGCCGAGGACCGATTCCGTGAATTGGTGGTTCGCTATGCATGA
- the istA gene encoding IS21 family transposase: MVEPEIIRQIRDLAARGWGAKRIARELEVARNTVKRYLRGGPEAEVQVRPGRRCLDDDGRAEARQLYAGLAGGNAVVVARELRQRGVEASVRTVQRVVADQRRERFAADAASVRFETDPGQQMQIDFGQKVVRIGGTPTRVHLLVAVLCHSRRLFVKAFLGERQDDWREGIAAAFRHFGGVPRTMLGDNARALVVSRDRETGTVTFHPAYVAFCRDWGVTPRACQPYRARTKGKTESGVKYVKRNGLAEREFASFAALEAHLAAWMVEADQRIHGTTHEPPIVRFERDERQALRPLPARPMPVREQRLRRRVANDALVDVDTIRYSVPHRLVRETVEVALGEHEVRIYRGAELVARHERSFEPYARIIDKAHYAGLWRTQSAPVATASPPSPLEAMGRRLSDYAAVLEEAAS, encoded by the coding sequence ATGGTGGAGCCGGAGATCATCCGGCAGATCCGCGATCTGGCCGCCCGCGGCTGGGGCGCCAAGCGGATCGCCCGTGAGCTGGAGGTGGCCCGCAACACGGTAAAACGCTACCTGCGGGGCGGCCCCGAGGCCGAGGTGCAGGTTCGTCCGGGCCGCCGCTGTCTTGACGACGACGGCCGCGCCGAGGCCCGACAACTCTATGCGGGCCTGGCCGGCGGCAACGCCGTCGTCGTCGCGCGAGAGCTACGGCAGCGCGGCGTCGAGGCCAGCGTGCGCACGGTCCAGCGCGTCGTTGCCGACCAGCGACGTGAGCGGTTCGCAGCGGATGCGGCCAGCGTGCGCTTCGAGACGGACCCTGGCCAGCAGATGCAGATCGACTTTGGTCAAAAAGTGGTCCGCATCGGCGGTACGCCCACGCGAGTCCACTTGCTCGTGGCGGTGCTATGCCATTCTCGACGGCTCTTCGTCAAGGCATTTCTAGGCGAGCGTCAGGACGATTGGCGCGAGGGGATCGCCGCAGCTTTCCGCCACTTCGGGGGCGTGCCGCGCACGATGCTCGGCGACAATGCCCGCGCCCTGGTCGTGAGCCGCGACCGCGAGACGGGCACGGTGACGTTCCACCCGGCCTACGTGGCCTTCTGCCGCGATTGGGGCGTCACGCCGCGCGCCTGCCAGCCCTACCGCGCGCGCACCAAGGGCAAGACCGAGTCCGGCGTCAAGTACGTCAAGCGCAATGGTCTGGCCGAGCGCGAGTTCGCCTCGTTCGCGGCGCTCGAGGCGCACCTCGCGGCCTGGATGGTCGAGGCTGACCAGCGCATCCACGGCACCACGCACGAGCCGCCCATCGTGCGCTTCGAGCGCGACGAGCGGCAAGCCCTGCGCCCGCTGCCCGCGCGCCCCATGCCCGTGCGCGAGCAACGCCTGCGCCGCCGCGTCGCCAATGATGCGCTCGTCGACGTCGATACCATCCGCTACAGCGTCCCGCATCGGCTCGTGCGCGAGACCGTCGAGGTCGCCCTCGGCGAGCACGAGGTGCGCATCTATCGCGGTGCCGAGCTCGTCGCGCGGCACGAGCGGTCGTTCGAGCCGTACGCGCGCATCATCGACAAGGCCCACTACGCGGGCCTATGGCGCACGCAGTCCGCGCCCGTGGCCACCGCGTCGCCCCCGAGCCCGCTGGAGGCCATGGGCCGGCGGCTTTCCGATTACGCAGCCGTGCTCGAGGAGGCGGCCTCGTGA
- the istB gene encoding IS21-like element helper ATPase IstB has translation MSVDLVHARVVESLTRLRLGYVAERLDALLAEAARTEPTYLDFLDNLLRQEADSKQRKRIAMGIQIAHFPAVKTLEEFDFKFQPSVDHKLVRELATGRFIAQAENVLVFGPPGVGKTHLAIALGRAVVEAGHSVLFTSATALLATLSRAETEGQLAERLLFYTKPKLLIVDELGYLPFERRSAHLFFQLVARRYEKSSTMITTNQVVTQWGTVFGDEVIAAAILDRLLHHSHTLMISGESYRLKQKKKAGLLGGSVSPAK, from the coding sequence GTGAGCGTCGATCTCGTGCACGCCCGCGTGGTCGAGAGCCTGACGCGGCTGCGCCTGGGTTACGTCGCCGAGCGGCTGGATGCGCTCCTGGCCGAAGCCGCGCGCACCGAGCCGACGTATCTCGACTTCCTCGACAATCTGCTGCGCCAGGAGGCGGACTCGAAGCAGCGCAAGCGCATCGCGATGGGGATCCAGATCGCGCACTTCCCTGCGGTGAAGACGCTGGAAGAGTTCGACTTCAAGTTCCAGCCCTCGGTGGACCACAAGCTGGTGCGGGAGCTGGCCACGGGTCGCTTCATTGCGCAGGCGGAAAACGTGCTCGTCTTCGGACCTCCGGGGGTCGGCAAGACGCACCTGGCGATCGCGCTGGGCAGGGCCGTTGTGGAGGCAGGGCACTCGGTGCTGTTCACGAGCGCGACGGCGCTGCTCGCGACGCTGTCGAGAGCCGAGACCGAGGGACAGCTCGCCGAGCGATTGTTATTCTACACGAAGCCGAAACTGCTCATCGTGGACGAGCTCGGCTACTTGCCTTTCGAGCGCAGGAGCGCGCATCTGTTCTTTCAGCTCGTAGCCAGGAGGTACGAAAAAAGCAGCACGATGATCACGACGAACCAGGTGGTGACGCAGTGGGGGACGGTCTTCGGCGACGAGGTGATCGCTGCCGCGATCCTCGACCGGCTCCTCCACCACAGCCACACGCTGATGATCTCAGGAGAGAGTTATAGGCTGAAGCAGAAAAAGAAGGCCGGACTGCTCGGCGGGAGCGTCTCTCCCGCAAAGTGA
- a CDS encoding site-specific DNA-methyltransferase produces the protein MDGQELRAPLSNGEGSIADVLAGRAGWHLSTAEALAFSASLPDRCAHAVWLDPPYCSGGYTEAAKRQMRGMLRHTAVRKLGWFINDHMGTAGLVWLLRAVALEARRILVDGGSLGVFCDWRMIPALAPALESSGLRWQTMLVWDKEQPGLGRAQAPPADQLGLFGGGK, from the coding sequence ATGGACGGGCAGGAGCTCCGGGCCCCGCTCTCGAACGGCGAGGGCTCGATCGCCGATGTGCTCGCCGGCCGCGCCGGTTGGCACCTGAGCACCGCGGAGGCGCTCGCGTTCTCCGCATCGCTGCCGGACCGCTGCGCGCATGCCGTGTGGCTCGACCCTCCTTATTGCTCGGGCGGCTACACGGAGGCGGCAAAGCGACAGATGCGCGGCATGCTGCGGCATACCGCCGTCCGGAAGCTCGGCTGGTTCATCAATGACCACATGGGCACGGCGGGCCTCGTGTGGCTCCTCCGTGCCGTCGCGCTCGAGGCGCGCCGCATCCTCGTCGACGGCGGGAGCCTGGGCGTCTTCTGCGATTGGCGCATGATCCCTGCCCTCGCCCCCGCGCTCGAATCGAGCGGGCTGCGATGGCAGACGATGCTCGTCTGGGACAAGGAACAGCCCGGGCTCGGCCGGGCTCAAGCGCCGCCAGCCGATCAGCTTGGGCTTTTCGGGGGTGGCAAATGA
- a CDS encoding helix-turn-helix domain-containing protein yields MTRKREPPTDEDQAFYVALGQRIRALRDEKKLSLAALAARAGITPRRLAYLEGGLVVSLIPMGTLTAIAAALGVKTFDLLNVEHATDEVAGLLEDLRGQPTEKIHAARVELEAERGRVECASEFGGERVSCNRIPRTISRKAGPPRLR; encoded by the coding sequence GTGACGAGGAAGCGCGAGCCGCCGACCGACGAGGATCAAGCCTTCTACGTGGCCCTTGGGCAGCGAATCAGAGCGCTGCGGGACGAGAAGAAGCTTTCCTTGGCGGCGTTGGCGGCGCGTGCCGGGATTACACCTCGGCGGCTCGCGTACTTGGAGGGCGGGCTCGTCGTTTCGTTGATCCCGATGGGAACGCTGACGGCTATCGCGGCTGCGCTGGGGGTGAAGACGTTCGATCTGCTCAACGTCGAGCACGCCACGGACGAGGTTGCGGGGTTGCTGGAGGATTTACGCGGTCAGCCGACAGAGAAGATTCATGCGGCGCGCGTAGAGCTGGAGGCCGAGCGGGGCCGGGTGGAGTGCGCCAGTGAGTTCGGGGGGGAGCGGGTAAGCTGTAATCGGATCCCACGTACTATTTCTCGGAAAGCTGGGCCCCCAAGGCTTCGATAA
- a CDS encoding helix-turn-helix domain-containing protein: protein MSGSERYAKLREFARERHYGASTVRRWIKEGMPHIGSGRSLRIKVPEAEAWLAARGARMHEPPIIESKVMQ, encoded by the coding sequence ATGAGCGGCTCCGAGAGGTACGCCAAGCTCCGGGAATTCGCCCGCGAGCGCCACTACGGCGCCTCGACCGTGCGCCGCTGGATCAAGGAAGGCATGCCCCACATCGGAAGCGGGCGCAGCCTTCGAATTAAAGTCCCGGAGGCTGAAGCGTGGCTGGCCGCGCGTGGTGCCAGGATGCACGAGCCTCCGATCATCGAATCCAAGGTGATGCAATGA
- a CDS encoding helix-turn-helix domain-containing protein, whose product MPRRTTPSPFAFKVGTRIHQLRIERGLSLGEVADAGHLSKGHLSSIERGLAAITIETIEKIAQALKVLPMDLLTFPEDDVRCEVGDLVRSMQTREVPKLRRELKERLGIQKPRAPGNDKA is encoded by the coding sequence ATGCCGCGACGAACTACCCCCAGTCCCTTCGCGTTCAAGGTCGGAACCCGGATTCACCAGTTGCGGATTGAGCGTGGCCTGTCTCTGGGCGAGGTCGCGGATGCCGGTCACTTGTCGAAAGGCCACCTGTCGAGCATCGAGCGCGGGCTCGCTGCGATCACGATCGAGACCATCGAGAAGATTGCGCAAGCGCTCAAGGTCCTGCCCATGGACCTGCTCACCTTCCCGGAGGATGACGTACGGTGCGAGGTCGGCGACCTCGTGCGCAGCATGCAAACGCGCGAGGTCCCGAAGCTGCGTCGCGAGCTGAAGGAGCGCTTGGGTATCCAAAAGCCTCGCGCACCGGGCAACGACAAAGCGTAA
- a CDS encoding tyrosine-type recombinase/integrase — MSGRWYSVFWREKKGRWYVAYKADDGQQRQAVVPPEIAAAPRTRRAAEDWAREFIEKLDRGPEPEPMPAAPPQLFEAIAEDWYALKLKDERLAPSTTSEYRSHLDRWILPEFGKLAAVSVDVPLIREWVRKLRKERAATTVRNRVSTLTTLFSDAIAEKWIPLEHNPATSPAVLDELPEIPRRKVSILKPEEFSRLIFSHVPEERRVRYALAGLAGLCDSEIAGLRLRDVNLAEGVLEITCSWR, encoded by the coding sequence ATGAGCGGACGTTGGTATTCCGTCTTTTGGCGAGAGAAGAAGGGGCGTTGGTACGTCGCGTACAAGGCCGATGACGGCCAGCAGCGTCAAGCGGTCGTGCCACCCGAGATTGCCGCAGCGCCGCGCACGCGGAGGGCGGCCGAGGATTGGGCGCGCGAGTTCATCGAGAAACTCGACCGTGGTCCCGAGCCCGAGCCGATGCCAGCGGCGCCGCCGCAACTCTTCGAAGCGATAGCCGAGGACTGGTACGCGTTGAAGCTGAAGGACGAGCGGCTCGCCCCGAGCACGACCTCCGAGTATCGCAGCCACCTCGACCGCTGGATCCTTCCCGAGTTTGGGAAGCTCGCTGCGGTCTCGGTGGACGTCCCGTTGATCCGCGAGTGGGTCCGCAAGCTGCGGAAGGAGCGCGCCGCGACCACCGTGCGAAACCGCGTGTCGACCCTGACCACGCTGTTCAGCGATGCCATCGCGGAGAAATGGATCCCCCTCGAGCACAACCCGGCGACGTCGCCCGCGGTCCTGGATGAGCTTCCCGAGATCCCGCGCCGCAAGGTGTCGATCCTCAAGCCGGAGGAGTTCAGCCGCTTGATCTTCTCGCACGTCCCGGAGGAGCGCCGGGTTCGCTACGCGCTCGCCGGGCTCGCCGGCTTGTGCGATAGCGAGATCGCCGGCCTCCGGCTTCGTGACGTGAACCTTGCCGAGGGGGTCCTCGAGATCACCTGCTCGTGGCGATGA
- a CDS encoding tyrosine-type recombinase/integrase has protein sequence MKGPKGWASQGKTKTEWRERQVPLHPVLVALLGQWMADGWERWVCRRPFPADWLLPSPTGRATRPRSAELLRADLASVGVEAPKGFHRFHQLRACFATWLEEAGASEGTRSRLLGHRGKSTAAVHYTAALLKIDRAAVAGIPVTVPDPVPPGDAPAQEGPKNLVISGAPGESRTHDQRFRKRTRALLWLPR, from the coding sequence ATGAAGGGCCCGAAGGGCTGGGCCTCGCAGGGCAAGACGAAGACGGAGTGGCGCGAGCGACAGGTGCCCCTTCATCCCGTGCTGGTGGCCCTCCTGGGGCAGTGGATGGCGGACGGCTGGGAACGATGGGTGTGCCGCCGACCGTTCCCCGCCGACTGGCTCCTGCCGTCCCCCACCGGCCGAGCGACGCGGCCCCGGTCCGCCGAGCTCCTCCGCGCGGACCTCGCGAGCGTGGGGGTCGAGGCCCCGAAGGGCTTCCACCGCTTCCACCAGCTCCGGGCCTGCTTCGCGACCTGGCTCGAGGAGGCGGGGGCGAGTGAGGGGACGCGGTCGAGGCTGCTCGGACACCGAGGCAAGAGCACCGCGGCGGTCCACTACACCGCGGCCCTCCTGAAGATCGACCGGGCCGCGGTCGCTGGTATCCCAGTTACTGTGCCGGATCCTGTGCCGCCGGGCGACGCCCCGGCACAGGAGGGGCCAAAAAACCTAGTGATTTCGGGCGCCCCCGGCGAGAGTCGAACTCACGACCAACGGTTTAGGAAACGAACGAGAGCTTTGCTTTGGCTCCCTCGATAA